A part of Loxodonta africana isolate mLoxAfr1 chromosome 11, mLoxAfr1.hap2, whole genome shotgun sequence genomic DNA contains:
- the LOC100654854 gene encoding vomeronasal type-1 receptor 4-like: MSSRDLTFGMIFLLQTTVGVLGNFSLLFWYIFLYFTECKSRSTNLIVLHLTVANCMVILAKGIPQTMAALGWKDFPNDFGCKFLFYVHRVGRGVSIGSTCLLSIFQAITISPRNSRWGKLKVKASKYIGFFLFLCWILHMLVNTSFSMFLTSNWSKKNVTNKKDYGYCSSVRHGKASDSLYALLLAFPDVVSLGLMLWFSSSIVYILQRHKQRVQHIHMNSVSPRCSPETRATQTILVLESTFVCFYTCSVIFQVFVSVMYHPSPWLMNLAALTAGCFPTVSPFVLITHDSSVSRLCFAWIRKTISPHLIRNT; the protein is encoded by the coding sequence ATGTCCTCCAGGGATTTGACATTTGGAATGATTTTCTTATTGCAGACTACAGTTGGTGTCTTGGGgaacttttctcttcttttctggtATATCTTCCTTTACTTCACTGAATGCAAGTCAAGGTCCACAAACTTGATTGTCCTGCACCTGACTGTAGCCAACTGTATGGTCATTCTGGCTAAAGGAATCCCCCAGACTATGGCAGCCTTGGGGTGGAAAGATTTCCCCAATGATTTTGGATGCaaatttcttttctatgttcacAGAGTGGGAAGGGGAGTGTCCATTGGCAGCACCTGCCTCTTGAGTATCTTCCAGGCCATCACCATCAGCCCCAGGAACTCCAGGTGGGGAAAGCTTAAGGTAAAAGCTTCCAAGTACattggcttcttccttttcctttgctggaTCCTGCACATGCTGGTAAATACCAGTTTTTCTATGTTTCTGACTAGCAACTGGAGCAAAAAGAATGttacaaacaaaaaagactaTGGATACTGTTCTTCTGTGCGTCATGGCAAAGCCTCAGACTCGCTGTATGCATTATTGTTAGCATTCCCTGATGTTGTATCTTTGGGACTCATGCTGTGGTTCAGCAGCTCCATAGTTTACATCCTGCAGAGACACAAACAGCGGGTCCAACATATTCATATGAACAGTGTCTCCCCCAGATGCTCCCCTGAGACCAGAGCCACCCAAACCATCCTTGTCCTGGAGAGCACATTTGTATGTTTCTACACCTGCTCTGTCATCTTTCAAGTTTTTGTGTCTGTTATGTATCATCCCAGTCCGTGGCTGATGAACTTGGCTGCACTAACTGCTGGATGTTTCCCAACTGTGAGCCCCTTTGTTCTCATCACTCATGACTCCAGTGTCTCCAGGCTCTGCTTTGCCTGGATAAGGAAGACAATATCCCCTCATCTTATCAGAAACACCTAA